A region of the Nocardia asteroides genome:
ACAGCATGACCGAGTCAGGGCCCGGAGGAGACACCATGACCGAAACCATTCGACGCGAACGCCATCTCGGCATCAGCGATTTCGACACCCTCGCCGCGCTGGAGTCCGAGGCGATCCACATCTTCCGTGAGGTGGCGGGCGAGTTCGAGCGGCCGGTGATCCTGTTCTCCGGCGGCAAGGACTCCACCGTGCTGCTGCATCTGGCGCTCAAGGCGTTCTGGCCCGCTCCGCTGCCGTTCGCGCTGCTGCACGTGGACACCGGGCACAACCTGCCCGAAGTGCTCGAGTTCCGGGACAAGGTCGTCGAGCGCTACGGCTTGCGCCTGCACGTGGCGAAGGTAGAGGACTACCTGGCCGACGGCAGGCTCACCGAGCGCCCCGACGGGATCCGCAACCCGCTGCAGACCGTCCCCCTCCTGGACGCGATCAGCGAGCACCGTTTCGACGCCGTGTTCGGCGGTGGCCGCCGCGACGAGGAGCGCTCGCGCGCCAAGGAGCGGATCTTCTCGCTGCGCAACGCGTTCGGCCAGTGGGATCCGAAGCGGCAGCGCCCCGAGCTGTGGAACCTGTACAACGGACGCCACGCGCCGGGCGAGCACGTGCGCGTGTTCCCGCTGAGCAACTGGACCGAACTGGACATCTGGCGCTACATCGCGCGCGAGGACATCGATCTGGCGAGCATCTACTACGCGCACGAGCGTCCGGTGTACCTGCGCGACGGCATGTGGATGACGCCCGGCGTGTGGGGCGGCCCGCGCGACGGCGAAGTGCTGGAGACCCGGTCGGTGCGCTACCGCACCGTGGGCGACGG
Encoded here:
- a CDS encoding sulfate adenylyltransferase subunit 2; the protein is MTETIRRERHLGISDFDTLAALESEAIHIFREVAGEFERPVILFSGGKDSTVLLHLALKAFWPAPLPFALLHVDTGHNLPEVLEFRDKVVERYGLRLHVAKVEDYLADGRLTERPDGIRNPLQTVPLLDAISEHRFDAVFGGGRRDEERSRAKERIFSLRNAFGQWDPKRQRPELWNLYNGRHAPGEHVRVFPLSNWTELDIWRYIAREDIDLASIYYAHERPVYLRDGMWMTPGVWGGPRDGEVLETRSVRYRTVGDGSSTGAILSDAADNEAILAEVAASRLTERGATRGDDRVSEAAMEDRKREGYF